Proteins encoded within one genomic window of Deinococcus aerolatus:
- the dnaB gene encoding replicative DNA helicase — protein sequence MELTPRVPPHSNDAEISVLGSVLLDNDTMTNLGDTVAPEMFYREGHRKIFTAMRDLQERGEPVDLVTLSEDLRSKGTLDEVGGLTYLIGLSDQVPTAAYAEHYARIVQEKHTLRQLISASGKAMQLAYDAQLPLEDLLDRAEKMIFEVAEQKKKGEQYQAMGEVVHDTFEYITLLHANKGIPDGVSSGFKDLDEQISGLQKGSLNVLAARPSMGKTAFALSIAQNVALRREKTVAVFSLEMPSVQLALRMLCSEARVDMNRIRSGQLNERDFERLAHAAGRLAEAPMVIDDEPDLTLNGLRSKLRRMAAQHGQLGLVVIDYLQLMSGGKSNGGSDNRQQEISTISRGLKGLAREMEVPIMVLSQLSRAVEQRPNHRPMLSDLRESGAIEQDADIVMFIYRDEYYNKETDQQGIAEIIIGKQRNGPVGTVKLQFHSSHVRFNDLAPEGV from the coding sequence TTGGAACTCACGCCGCGCGTTCCACCGCACAGCAACGACGCCGAGATCAGCGTGCTGGGCAGTGTATTACTGGACAACGACACCATGACCAACCTGGGCGACACGGTGGCCCCGGAGATGTTCTACCGTGAGGGCCACCGCAAGATCTTCACCGCCATGCGTGACCTGCAGGAGCGCGGCGAGCCAGTGGATCTGGTGACCCTCAGCGAGGACCTACGCAGCAAGGGCACGCTGGACGAGGTGGGCGGCCTGACCTACCTGATCGGCCTGTCGGACCAGGTGCCCACCGCCGCCTACGCCGAGCACTACGCGCGGATCGTGCAGGAAAAGCACACCCTGCGCCAGCTGATCAGCGCGTCGGGCAAGGCCATGCAGCTGGCCTACGACGCGCAGTTGCCCCTCGAAGACCTGCTGGACCGCGCCGAGAAGATGATCTTCGAGGTGGCCGAGCAGAAGAAGAAGGGCGAGCAGTATCAGGCGATGGGCGAGGTAGTCCACGACACCTTCGAGTACATCACCCTGTTGCACGCCAACAAGGGCATTCCCGATGGTGTGAGCAGCGGCTTCAAGGATCTGGACGAGCAGATCTCGGGCTTGCAGAAGGGCAGCCTGAACGTGCTGGCGGCGCGGCCCTCGATGGGAAAGACGGCCTTCGCGCTGTCCATCGCCCAGAATGTCGCCCTGCGCCGTGAAAAGACGGTGGCAGTGTTCAGCCTGGAAATGCCCAGCGTGCAGCTGGCCCTGCGCATGCTGTGTTCCGAGGCCCGCGTGGACATGAACCGCATCCGCAGCGGGCAGCTCAACGAGCGCGACTTCGAGCGGCTCGCCCACGCGGCGGGCCGGCTGGCCGAGGCACCGATGGTGATCGACGACGAGCCGGACCTGACCCTCAACGGCCTGCGCTCCAAGCTGCGGCGCATGGCCGCGCAGCACGGGCAGCTGGGGCTGGTAGTCATCGACTACCTGCAGCTGATGTCCGGTGGCAAGAGCAACGGCGGCAGCGACAACCGCCAGCAGGAAATCAGCACCATCTCGCGTGGGCTCAAGGGGCTGGCGCGCGAGATGGAAGTGCCGATCATGGTCTTGAGCCAGCTGAGCCGCGCCGTGGAGCAGCGGCCCAACCACCGGCCCATGCTCAGCGATCTGCGCGAATCGGGCGCCATCGAGCAGGACGCCGACATCGTGATGTTCATCTACCGCGACGAGTACTACAACAAGGAAACTGACCAGCAGGGCATCGCCGAGATCATCATCGGCAAGCAGCGCAACGGCCCGGTGGGCACCGTCAAGCTGCAGTTCCACAGCTCGCACGTGCGCTTCAACGACCTCGCCCCGGAGGGCGTGTAA